The Paenibacillus uliginis N3/975 genome has a window encoding:
- a CDS encoding RCC1 domain-containing protein: protein MRSKAAILKMAMVFVFLLSFMLDGSSLAKVHAEEAIYTFDVTQNDDESLSVQGLAPDVIGEQVKIIISTGEFVKEGTGLKYVSTTLSETSALVNKKGYFSLVTPPVDRNKVINKEIGITLMNAHGKESGYTTTFPIPVRDRSDLYDKPDWYELYKDDSDLEKEAPAVPGNSEPLWQQTIKNKNKFAAGDRTSYAVDGKGSLWAWGNVPPELTGEKYTSKATQWRLPKKVESIKNVKQITANGAAAGTLTEQGIVWVWGIYGQSETPIKVTEMKGATQIAVDSDGNGLILNKNGTVYKWEISKTSASTGTGKIVKPSVKLTTVKQLSNIEQIHIGYHSLYGDNYMALDKSGAVWAWGDMSIILSSKQQGNITKKNKDGSESYFHERVDTVTPQKLKDLPAMKEISLLNGRPTFISESFEFWSYIDTDKVFVQIPGKIADGVVGIFKDSPVVLKNNGRFYSWDTGSSSLSSKAYSDLNDMGAITYGNSSTSDSDHYLGIRNDGALMSWGANNSGQLGVSSSMAIPYEPSVIKVPSPVSVAASESHVLALSNNGTVYGWGDNRKNQIKEGSAAEILSPVSLGVFKDVNKLEAGQNFSLLLNKKGELYGWGDLNWLGIKKVTGTPTLIDLMPEPIADIQVYERSVAVLTKNGNVYQLGGVAWNNSGAEQYVHNHYRKIEISDVKAVSMGGFRGYAVKKDGTLWYWKNSIIRGKTQAKVMPGFKNIVDVASAQANGDYLVARDRQDDLWAWGDNTARQLDDRVPSRMSKPVKISDKPIRITERELTSVGKNLNVKSMSLSSDGGLLITKNNEMLFFGYTAVVTKSEKLYQNVSFVETANRNMYWIRGGKLWVYGYNNKFGQLGIGVKEFYESPQRVLTPAGFTVK, encoded by the coding sequence TTGAGGAGCAAGGCTGCAATATTGAAGATGGCAATGGTATTTGTGTTTCTATTGAGTTTTATGCTGGATGGAAGCAGCCTGGCGAAAGTTCATGCTGAAGAGGCCATCTATACGTTTGATGTTACACAGAATGACGATGAATCTCTGAGTGTTCAAGGGCTGGCTCCGGATGTTATCGGTGAACAGGTCAAGATTATTATTTCAACAGGTGAATTCGTCAAAGAAGGAACCGGTTTGAAATATGTGAGCACCACCCTTTCCGAAACATCTGCACTTGTGAATAAGAAGGGATACTTTTCTTTAGTTACCCCACCGGTAGACAGAAACAAGGTCATAAATAAAGAAATTGGGATTACATTAATGAACGCTCATGGAAAAGAGTCCGGATATACAACAACGTTTCCAATCCCTGTCCGTGACAGATCTGATCTGTATGATAAGCCGGATTGGTATGAGTTATATAAAGATGACTCTGACTTGGAAAAAGAGGCACCGGCTGTACCGGGAAATTCGGAGCCTCTATGGCAGCAAACGATAAAGAACAAGAATAAATTTGCTGCAGGAGACAGAACCTCCTATGCTGTCGATGGAAAGGGCTCATTGTGGGCATGGGGGAATGTTCCACCGGAATTGACCGGTGAGAAATATACGAGCAAAGCAACCCAGTGGCGCCTTCCTAAGAAAGTAGAATCGATAAAGAATGTGAAGCAAATTACGGCTAACGGTGCTGCTGCCGGAACGTTGACAGAACAAGGGATCGTGTGGGTATGGGGGATTTATGGGCAATCAGAAACTCCTATAAAAGTTACCGAAATGAAGGGTGCGACGCAGATCGCCGTGGATTCAGATGGAAATGGTCTGATTCTGAACAAGAATGGTACGGTCTATAAATGGGAAATAAGCAAAACCTCAGCCTCCACAGGTACAGGAAAGATAGTTAAGCCTAGTGTAAAACTGACGACAGTGAAGCAGCTGAGCAATATAGAACAAATACATATTGGCTACCACAGCCTCTATGGAGACAACTACATGGCACTTGATAAATCCGGTGCTGTTTGGGCATGGGGAGACATGAGTATTATTTTAAGCTCCAAACAACAGGGGAATATCACCAAGAAAAACAAAGATGGATCAGAAAGTTATTTTCATGAAAGAGTGGACACCGTGACTCCACAGAAGCTTAAGGACCTTCCAGCCATGAAAGAGATAAGTCTTCTGAACGGACGCCCGACTTTCATTAGTGAATCCTTTGAGTTCTGGTCATACATAGATACGGATAAAGTGTTTGTACAAATTCCAGGGAAGATAGCCGATGGTGTGGTTGGGATTTTTAAGGATAGCCCCGTTGTATTAAAAAACAATGGTCGTTTCTATTCATGGGATACAGGGTCGTCATCACTAAGTAGTAAGGCATACTCAGATCTAAATGATATGGGAGCCATCACTTACGGTAACTCTTCAACCTCCGACTCAGATCACTATTTAGGCATTAGGAATGATGGTGCTCTGATGAGTTGGGGCGCTAACAATTCAGGCCAGCTAGGCGTAAGTTCAAGTATGGCGATTCCCTACGAGCCTAGTGTAATCAAGGTGCCTTCCCCTGTCAGCGTCGCGGCTAGTGAGTCACATGTATTGGCTCTAAGCAACAATGGAACGGTGTATGGTTGGGGAGATAACCGGAAAAATCAGATCAAGGAAGGGTCTGCGGCAGAAATTTTATCGCCTGTTTCCTTGGGTGTCTTTAAAGATGTAAATAAGCTAGAGGCGGGACAAAACTTTTCCCTGCTTCTGAACAAGAAGGGGGAATTGTACGGATGGGGCGATCTTAACTGGCTCGGAATTAAAAAAGTAACCGGGACTCCTACACTTATAGATCTCATGCCTGAGCCTATCGCCGACATTCAGGTGTATGAGCGGTCTGTTGCAGTTTTAACTAAAAACGGAAATGTGTATCAGTTGGGTGGCGTTGCCTGGAATAATAGCGGGGCCGAGCAATATGTGCATAATCATTACCGTAAAATCGAAATTAGTGATGTAAAAGCAGTATCTATGGGAGGCTTTCGTGGGTATGCCGTGAAAAAGGATGGTACGCTGTGGTACTGGAAAAACAGCATTATTCGTGGAAAGACGCAGGCCAAGGTTATGCCCGGATTTAAAAATATTGTGGATGTGGCATCCGCACAAGCAAATGGGGATTATCTGGTTGCTAGAGACCGGCAAGATGACCTGTGGGCATGGGGGGACAATACTGCCAGACAACTGGATGATCGTGTACCATCGCGAATGTCTAAACCGGTTAAAATTTCAGATAAACCTATCCGGATCACCGAAAGAGAATTAACCTCGGTAGGTAAAAATCTGAATGTAAAGTCGATGTCACTGAGCAGTGACGGGGGTTTGCTTATAACAAAGAACAATGAGATGCTCTTTTTCGGATACACGGCAGTTGTAACAAAGAGTGAAAAATTGTATCAGAATGTATCCTTTGTTGAAACGGCTAATCGTAATATGTATTGGATTCGTGGAGGGAAACTGTGGGTGTACGGGTATAACAATAAGTTTGGTCAGCTTGGTATTGGAGTCAAGGAGTTTTATGAGTCTCCGCAGCGAGTGTTAACCCCGGCAGGGTTTACCGTGAAATAG
- the ucpA gene encoding SDR family oxidoreductase UcpA: protein MKKLDGKTAIVTGSAMGIGEGIARVLAKHGAHVMLFDRDDKVFESAKAIETEGFQAAGFKVDVTNFDEVKNTVAEVHARFGNIDVLVNNAGVIRLGNFPEMPNDTRDFHIQVNINGVWNVSKAVIPYMIEKKYGKIVNMSSVTGYMVADPGEVAYATTKSAIIGFTRSLAAEMAEHQINVNAICPGYIYTPMAQQIGKESNPDNPESVIEGIANAVPLKRLGKPEEVGELAAFLASDESSYITGTQVVIDGGSTLPETTSVGV from the coding sequence ATGAAAAAACTGGATGGAAAAACTGCTATTGTTACCGGTTCCGCAATGGGCATCGGAGAAGGGATTGCGAGAGTATTAGCTAAGCATGGAGCTCATGTTATGCTGTTTGACCGCGATGACAAGGTGTTTGAATCGGCAAAAGCTATTGAGACGGAAGGTTTTCAAGCTGCAGGTTTTAAAGTAGATGTGACGAATTTCGATGAAGTAAAAAATACGGTAGCTGAAGTACATGCGAGATTCGGTAATATTGATGTGCTAGTCAACAATGCCGGGGTCATTCGACTGGGGAACTTCCCTGAGATGCCAAACGATACCCGTGACTTCCATATTCAAGTGAATATCAACGGTGTATGGAACGTTTCAAAAGCTGTAATTCCTTATATGATCGAGAAAAAGTACGGTAAAATCGTGAATATGTCGTCCGTTACCGGATATATGGTTGCCGATCCAGGCGAAGTAGCCTATGCAACTACGAAATCGGCGATTATCGGATTCACCCGTTCACTCGCAGCAGAGATGGCCGAGCATCAAATTAATGTGAATGCCATTTGCCCGGGTTACATATATACACCAATGGCGCAGCAGATTGGAAAAGAATCGAATCCCGACAATCCGGAATCGGTCATCGAAGGAATTGCGAACGCTGTTCCGCTGAAACGATTAGGAAAGCCGGAAGAAGTTGGCGAACTGGCTGCATTCCTTGCATCGGATGAGTCCAGTTATATTACCGGCACACAAGTTGTGATTGATGGTGGCAGTACATTGCCGGAAACGACATCTGTAGGGGTCTAA
- a CDS encoding DinB family protein, giving the protein MKSESIAKHFQTLTEQRCHFMPKIQSLSQEKLWDRKEDGKWSVGEHVYHLYLILRMLKFATKFSFVLIPYAKMKRNKQFATEIHDIYTEFKEKKGRGMYAPWILIPPKKIRYSMNGRELKQLLLNETNEMEALVKNIEEDIAGHLVFLDPIAKYPNLIQAVQLLAIHEKHHFIIIENNYLKLF; this is encoded by the coding sequence ATGAAATCTGAAAGTATAGCAAAACATTTTCAAACATTAACTGAGCAAAGATGTCATTTTATGCCCAAGATACAATCACTGTCACAAGAAAAACTATGGGATCGAAAAGAAGATGGAAAATGGTCAGTTGGAGAGCATGTATATCACTTATATTTAATTTTAAGAATGCTTAAGTTCGCAACCAAATTCTCTTTCGTACTCATTCCATATGCCAAAATGAAAAGAAATAAGCAGTTTGCAACTGAAATACATGACATATACACAGAATTTAAAGAAAAAAAGGGAAGAGGGATGTACGCCCCTTGGATTTTGATACCACCAAAAAAGATACGATATTCTATGAATGGGAGAGAATTAAAGCAATTGCTGTTAAACGAGACAAATGAAATGGAAGCTTTAGTTAAAAATATTGAAGAAGATATCGCGGGACACCTTGTGTTTTTGGATCCGATAGCTAAGTATCCTAATCTAATTCAGGCAGTTCAGCTTCTGGCTATACATGAGAAACATCATTTTATCATTATTGAAAACAACTATCTCAAACTGTTTTGA
- a CDS encoding serine hydrolase domain-containing protein: MSILQSNWRVLEGPLSAAPEEVHMDSRQLNKLDQHFQGLMSQKKIQAASYLVAHEGKIAAWRSMGTLHGTTGQGELQPDSLRKLSSITKAFTSVSIVKLIEDGKLYIDQPVATILDEFNNPMHQGITLFHLLTHTSGIMPVTGYYNEPFPREWWGAGGTEDWIVKVLQGPVVCEPGEAYNYSTVGFALLGEIISRISGQRYEDYVIEHILQPLGMSRTFFDVPSQLHQEVCTVDERDVTKLTEQYGDSIQPPRSDSGLYSSLYDLWRFGQMLLDGGTFEGQRILGRKSVELLTRRHLFNVPAYHWGGKIKDKGHALGLDLAIDHLSFESPGTFQLEGAGRSGLFVDPVEKIVVVLFVPSIYSWIPESILGTKQIIWSSLM; this comes from the coding sequence ATGAGCATTTTGCAGAGCAATTGGCGAGTACTGGAGGGCCCCTTGAGTGCAGCACCCGAGGAGGTGCATATGGATTCCAGACAGCTCAATAAGCTGGATCAACATTTTCAAGGTCTGATGTCGCAAAAGAAGATTCAAGCAGCCAGTTATCTTGTAGCACATGAGGGAAAGATCGCAGCGTGGAGATCCATGGGCACACTTCATGGAACGACGGGTCAGGGAGAGCTGCAGCCGGACTCCTTGCGCAAGCTATCTTCCATCACAAAAGCGTTTACCAGTGTTTCCATCGTGAAGCTGATCGAGGACGGAAAGCTGTACATTGATCAGCCGGTGGCTACGATTTTGGATGAGTTCAACAATCCGATGCATCAGGGAATTACGCTGTTTCATCTATTGACGCATACGTCCGGTATTATGCCGGTGACGGGCTATTACAATGAGCCATTTCCCAGAGAGTGGTGGGGTGCCGGAGGTACGGAGGATTGGATCGTCAAAGTGCTTCAAGGCCCCGTCGTTTGCGAGCCGGGCGAAGCCTACAATTATTCCACAGTAGGCTTTGCTCTGCTTGGTGAAATCATCTCCCGTATATCCGGCCAAAGGTATGAGGACTATGTAATAGAGCATATTTTGCAGCCGCTTGGGATGAGCCGGACCTTTTTTGACGTGCCATCACAACTCCATCAGGAGGTATGCACGGTCGATGAGAGGGATGTTACGAAGCTCACTGAACAATATGGCGATTCCATCCAGCCTCCGCGCTCGGACAGTGGCCTATACTCATCCCTGTATGATCTGTGGAGGTTCGGGCAAATGCTGTTAGATGGGGGAACCTTCGAGGGTCAGCGTATTCTCGGAAGAAAGTCGGTTGAGCTGTTAACGCGGCGGCACTTGTTCAATGTCCCGGCTTATCACTGGGGCGGCAAGATCAAAGACAAGGGCCATGCCCTGGGCCTTGACCTTGCGATTGATCATCTTTCCTTCGAATCTCCAGGGACGTTTCAGCTGGAGGGAGCAGGAAGATCTGGACTGTTTGTGGATCCGGTCGAGAAGATTGTTGTCGTCCTGTTCGTACCTTCCATATATTCCTGGATTCCGGAGTCTATACTCGGCACGAAACAGATTATATGGTCTAGCCTGATGTAA
- a CDS encoding DUF6953 family protein: protein MEVTAQEVAEWMVKEIKFTGTLRQEDAIEYVKAHFGEQFVFVNENGNSSLSKDVKKAFRKLHGGRIAWDRDGFLWAWT from the coding sequence ATGGAAGTGACAGCACAGGAAGTCGCAGAGTGGATGGTGAAGGAAATCAAATTTACAGGAACGCTGCGGCAAGAGGATGCCATAGAGTACGTAAAGGCACATTTCGGAGAACAGTTTGTATTTGTGAACGAGAACGGAAATTCGTCCTTGTCCAAAGACGTGAAAAAGGCTTTTCGGAAGCTGCACGGTGGCCGGATTGCATGGGACCGAGATGGCTTTTTATGGGCTTGGACGTGA
- a CDS encoding glycosyl hydrolase family 8, translated as MSKRGNSIFRKTLLLFCTAALIFPAGMSFAGYKPFPQHTTYVSGSIKPNHVSQSTMDDAVKRKWNTWKSSFLKPAGTGKYYVKYNSAGETVSEAHGYGMLFSVLMAGYDNGAQAYFDGLYQYYKAHPSDNNPYLMAWKQNSSFQNIDGANSATDGDMDIAYALLLADRQWGSNESINYLQAAKDIINAIMSNDVNSSQWTLRLGDWATSGTYDTATRPSDFMLNHLKGFQKATGDTRWTNVVDKTFTIINSIHSSYSPNTGLLPDFVVMSGSNYEPAASDFLEGDKDGKYYYNSSRTPWRITTDYLLTGDNRALSQINKMNSFIKNATSSNPANVRAGYDLNGSAIVTYNSGAFYAPFGVSAMTSSSNQSWLNSVWNYTVNATPEGYFEESIKLFSMIVMSGNWWAY; from the coding sequence ATGAGCAAACGCGGGAATTCCATTTTTCGTAAAACCCTTCTATTATTCTGTACAGCTGCCTTGATATTTCCAGCCGGTATGTCATTTGCTGGATATAAGCCTTTCCCACAGCATACGACCTATGTAAGTGGATCGATTAAACCGAATCATGTATCGCAAAGTACGATGGATGACGCGGTTAAGAGAAAATGGAACACATGGAAATCATCTTTTCTGAAGCCAGCGGGTACCGGGAAATACTATGTGAAATACAATTCCGCCGGGGAGACGGTATCGGAAGCGCATGGTTACGGTATGCTGTTTTCGGTGCTGATGGCCGGTTATGATAATGGTGCCCAGGCTTATTTTGACGGTCTATATCAATATTATAAAGCTCACCCAAGTGACAATAATCCTTATCTGATGGCCTGGAAACAGAACAGCAGCTTCCAAAATATCGATGGAGCCAACTCCGCAACGGATGGCGATATGGATATCGCATATGCTTTGCTTCTGGCAGACCGTCAATGGGGGAGTAACGAATCGATCAATTACTTGCAAGCGGCTAAGGATATCATTAATGCGATAATGAGCAACGATGTGAATTCGTCACAATGGACCTTGCGTCTTGGCGACTGGGCGACAAGCGGTACGTATGATACGGCCACACGCCCTTCCGACTTTATGCTTAACCATCTGAAGGGATTCCAGAAAGCAACAGGCGATACCCGGTGGACTAATGTAGTGGACAAGACTTTTACGATTATCAACTCGATACACAGCAGCTACAGTCCCAATACCGGGTTGCTTCCAGATTTCGTTGTAATGTCAGGCAGCAATTATGAACCGGCTGCGTCTGATTTTCTTGAAGGAGATAAAGATGGAAAGTACTATTATAACTCCTCGCGTACACCATGGCGGATCACAACAGATTATCTGTTGACCGGTGATAACCGTGCGTTGAGCCAAATAAACAAAATGAATAGCTTCATTAAAAACGCTACAAGCAGCAATCCGGCCAACGTTCGTGCCGGGTATGACTTGAACGGATCAGCGATTGTTACATACAACAGTGGAGCATTTTACGCTCCGTTTGGTGTAAGTGCCATGACATCCTCCTCGAATCAGAGCTGGCTCAATTCTGTATGGAATTATACAGTGAATGCTACGCCGGAAGGTTATTTTGAAGAGAGCATCAAGCTGTTCTCAATGATCGTGATGTCAGGCAATTGGTGGGCCTATTGA
- a CDS encoding AraC family transcriptional regulator produces MECFQKSIDYIEEHLQDKITVDDLADIAGFSPYHFYRLFAAYVGLPVMEYVRRRRLAHAAAQLARGKRVIDIAMDYGFETHAGFSKAFRKVYDCSPEQYRKHSSGQIPGKVDLTLYKKLQLSGGIILEPKIISKPAFSIIGYALETTYESNRKDREIPAFWNHFDITGLEAKLYEMVQPKEHGEYFVCFPVDMDTGRFTYVAAVKGDELPPEEEGLFQGVVPEATYAVFTTPPADYADGEFVKTVAGTWKYIFEDWFPRSGYEYAAGKVEFEFYDERCHEETGAVMEIYIPVIKRA; encoded by the coding sequence ATGGAGTGTTTTCAGAAGAGTATTGATTATATAGAGGAACACCTTCAAGACAAAATCACGGTGGATGACTTGGCGGATATCGCAGGCTTTTCACCATACCATTTCTACAGGCTGTTTGCCGCATATGTCGGTCTGCCTGTGATGGAGTATGTCAGAAGAAGACGTCTCGCTCATGCTGCAGCCCAATTGGCTCGTGGAAAGCGAGTGATTGATATTGCCATGGATTATGGATTTGAGACACATGCAGGGTTCAGCAAAGCGTTTCGGAAAGTATATGACTGCTCCCCTGAGCAGTATCGCAAGCATTCGAGTGGTCAAATTCCGGGTAAGGTTGATCTAACCCTATATAAAAAACTGCAATTGTCAGGAGGCATCATATTGGAGCCGAAAATCATTAGCAAGCCTGCGTTCAGTATTATCGGTTATGCGCTTGAAACAACATATGAGAGCAACCGCAAAGACCGTGAAATCCCGGCATTTTGGAACCATTTTGACATTACCGGGCTTGAAGCCAAGCTGTATGAGATGGTTCAGCCAAAGGAACACGGTGAGTACTTTGTGTGTTTTCCTGTTGATATGGATACCGGAAGATTTACCTATGTAGCCGCAGTGAAGGGAGATGAGCTGCCCCCTGAGGAGGAAGGGCTCTTCCAAGGAGTAGTGCCGGAGGCAACCTATGCGGTGTTTACGACACCGCCTGCGGATTACGCGGATGGGGAATTTGTGAAGACCGTTGCCGGAACGTGGAAGTATATTTTTGAGGATTGGTTTCCTCGTTCAGGCTATGAATACGCTGCTGGTAAAGTGGAGTTTGAGTTCTATGATGAGCGTTGTCATGAAGAGACCGGAGCGGTGATGGAAATTTATATCCCTGTTATCAAGCGGGCATAG